TTTTCGCCACGTTGACCGATTTGAATCCTTGCACGCAATTTGTTTGCATAAAATGAGCATTTTGTAATTGGAAAGTCGTAGAGACTCCATTGACGATGCCCTGCATATTCCCTTGGCGCAGGCAATCGTCAAAACCTGATAATCTCTACCGTTTTCTTGACAAACTATGAAATCATGTCTATATTGACGTTCGATTTTCACATTTTCCTCCACCGCATTTCCCCTTTCGAGCACTGATATGCTCACTGAATTCGGCAAAGTCTTCATTTTTCTCATCATTGGCGCGGTTTTCGTGGCGGCAGGGATGTTTGCGTCGTGGATTCTAAGGCCGCATCGCCCGTACCCCGGAAAAGTTGCCCCATATGAGTGCGGGGAGGATCCGGTCGGGGATGCATGGGTGAGATTCAACGTTCGGTTTTATGTTGTCGCCCTCATTTTCCTCATTTTCGATGTGGAAGTGGTATTCCTCTTTCCTTGGGCCCTTGTTTACCGCAACCTGGGATT
The Ignavibacteriales bacterium DNA segment above includes these coding regions:
- a CDS encoding NADH-quinone oxidoreductase subunit A: MLTEFGKVFIFLIIGAVFVAAGMFASWILRPHRPYPGKVAPYECGEDPVGDAWVRFNVRFYVVALIFLIFDVEVVFLFPWALVYRNLGLFGFLEMAVFLGILIVGFVYVWVKGDLDWDKPRPEVPRVNRIPNHPVEARKPVEEHSVVQ